tatttttttcctttcttaacATCAGCAGTTATGCAAGAATCCATAGACTACAGAACTCTTGCCTGGTGCAgcctttcatttaaatgtgtgtcgTTGGTACAGAATTGTATATAAGGGTACATACATACTTAACAACTGCTAAAGAGATTTCTATGCACAAATTGATGAGTGTAATTTCTAAAGAAAATTATACCAAGTTCCTATTCTTGTAATCCAAGTGGATCGAGgtgaggaaagaaagaaaatgtcttcaCTCATCTTTTCATTGCCAGTCAGTTTTTGTCCAGAAGGGAGAAATAACCAGTTTGTTGTTGCAAAATGCCACCAGCAGAAACCATCAAACTACTTATTTAGCAAACACGTTTCTGCTTTTAAATACACTGGTTTATACAGGTCTAATTGTGCCTTCACACATtattgtcatgaaaaaaaaacaaaacagagtgGTTGGTACTGTGCACTTGATATTACAGCGATGTAAACATGGGGTGTATAGAACAACGCAGGGGGTGGTGCTCAAAACAGCAATCaaagtacaaaaaagaaaatgcgcGAAACTTGAATATTTACTGTTCATACAATATGTTATGGAAGAACCTTCACTCTGTGATGACGTCCGTGGACGAAACATGTGGCTGACAGCACAGTGTTCTCTATGCCTTGTAGTACAtatcacaatttttaaaataagatttgGTATAGCCTACTCTATTGCTTAAACTACAACTTCATTCATGGTTCGGTTTTTTGTAAACCCACAACAACACATtgctttttctgtatttttttcaagcaCTGCCATTTCTGTCTCTTAATTTAGGCCTACGTGATTAAGTATTGCTGCTTAGTGTAAAAGAGTAAACCACATAGCCAGGTAGGCCTATGTAGTTTTCAAGCCAGGCCTGACTATTCCATAGCTGGAGGCAGTATGCCCAGTCATATTCCCGCCATCTGGAACAGTTGCCGACGTTTGAAATTTCCCAGAACGTTCAGGTTTCCCGAAACTGGCCAAAGTGTTGGGCTCTCTGTGTTCCACCTCAAATGTATTTGTGCTCCACTAAGCACTGGATTTTCAGACCAAAATGGATGTATATCGtaacaatattttttgaaaaattataatctattttatattatgtatcattatattttaataattatttaacataACTCTTTTAACTGAGTTTAATACCAAAGCAAACTTTACCTGTAATTGTACTTGGACTTTCAAAAATGTGCCCCAATATTCACAGCGCAATTTTTCATGTTGAAGGAATTGTCATTTGAGCCCAGGACATCCTAATTGGCCAATGTAATTGCGTAATGCTTTGGGGGCGGGGACGGGAATAAGCACAGTCGCACTACAAAGAGACAAAGGGTGCTGTTCGCCGCCATTTTAAGAAGTCTCCAGGAGAGTTATCTTGGTGGGCTAGATAGCAAAAACGGCTGCTGTGAcgcctacattttatttattgtttgttatcTTTTAAAGCGTCGGTCATTTCAGGTTACGTTTGTATAAAGTTAATTTTGTATTCTCATTTGTTCAAAGTCAAAAATGTCTCGAGACCGCTTTAGGAACCGTGGCGGATTCCAGCGCCGGGGAGGCGGTGGGATGCGTGGCGGAATTGGAAACCCAAACTTTAGGAATCAGAATCCACATCCCTTCCAAAACAGAGGTCCCCAACAAGGGATCGGGCATGGACATCCACCAAACCAGGGACCCCCGGCCAACCCAACAACTCCACAGAAACCTCAACCTCCTGCTACGGTGACCCAGCCTGCAGCCCCAGCGACACCACAGGCCCCTGCTCAGGCGAACAAGACGCCCCCACAGGGCCCTGTCGGACAGCCTAAGCTGCAGTCTCCGCCTGCGAAGCCTGGACTCACGTCGCCACCGAACCAAGCCATCAAGAACCCACAAAAAACGGGAATTGGAAACGGCCAGAAACCAGCCCAAGCCGCAAACAAGCCGCCCCCAGAAGAGCAAAAGACAAAGCCCAATGAGCACAACGCACAGCCGCAGGTAACCTTGCTTACGCTACCCTACAATCATCAGAGATAAATCGCTCGACTCGAACAATTCGTGTAAATTAACGCCTACGTTTCTGTCCGCTTATGAAATATATTGAATGGGTAGTTAACTGTTGAAACTAAACGTTACTGTTGCTATTGCTTGTAGAGCTGCAGCAATTGGTTCGCTTGTGCATTTCCTTCCTCCCTAGACTCCATTTCAAAAGCACACACTGAAGGTCGCCATTTTATGCACCGTTTAGACTGCCTTGGTTAAGAATCGACGTTGTAAAAGACTGGCACTTCTGTCTTACCCCTGAGACCACATGTGGCGTTTCCTGGCCTAGTAATAAAAGTAAACGACTTCTAAAATCCTATTTTGTCAATTTCGCATCCCACCGAAAGCTAGCTGTTGGCTAGCTAGCATTGTGTGCGTTTGCTTCCCGTTTTGTAACGTTAGCGGGCTGGCTACTCAGTTTGTGCGTTGCTGAGCGTGGACATGTTTAAGTTGCCCCTTTTGTGGTTTCCTTACGGATTCTAAAATTGAGAGTAAATATTTATGCGCATTTGCGCTGTGTGGATGGAAACACGTGACACAGTTGGTTACATGCGTTAGATTCGTTGTGCCACAAGGCGGAAGGCACCGAATTCGTATGCAAGTAGTTAATATGTATAATACACTATTCGTGTTTAACCGTACAGAAAAGATTTAAGTTAGCTGTTTTCAGTGTGACCTGTGATTCCTAATTTTCCCCCTTCccaattacccccccccccccaggagttGAGGGCAACATTGTCCCTCTTACGCAGACCAGGAGAGAAGACCTACACTCAGCGGTGTCGTCTCTTCGTTGGAAATCTCCCTAACGACATCACCGAGGCTGAATTCAGAAAGCTTTTCTCCAAGTATGGAGAACCAAGCGAAATCTTCATCAACAATATTAAGGGATTTGGCTTTATTCGTTTGGTAAGGCTTCTTGGTCTGTGGAAACCCGTTTTGCTAATTTAGCTTGGTTTACATGGAGAGAATGCATGTCTTGTCTTTCTAAAATTCATCCCAGAACTCTTAAACTCTTGTATTAGCAGGTGCCTTACTTCACCTGTTTCTGTAATAGATTAAATGTTTACTcatttgttttgtacattttgaagTGGCTCGTTGGATACAGCTCTCTAAATGTACTATATCGAAATGCTTTGTCCTACAGGAATCGCGTGCCTTGGCTGAGATTGCCAAAGCAGAATTGGATGACGTGCCCATGAAGGGCCGACAGCTGAGGGTGCGCTTCGCCACACACTCCGCTGCTCTGTCTGTGCGCAACCTATCCCCTTTCGTCTCCAACGAACTGCTGGATGAAGCCTTCTCTCAGTTCGGTCAGGTGGAGAGGGCGGTGGTCATTGTGGACGACCGTGGACGCTCCATTGGGAAGGGCATTGTTGAGTTTGCCACAAAACCAGCTGCCCGCAAGGCTATGGACCGCTGCAATGATGGAGTCTTCCTGCTGACCACGTGAGGATCTGATTGCATGTGCTCTGTATAGTGATAGACGTGCATATGCTTTATATGGCACAAATGTACTTAACTCCACACCTCACTGTTAAATGGAATGGTTGTCAAACAGGTGTAATGCAGCTACACTACATTGTCACTTCATGAAGTGCCACTAATTGTGTTTTTCAGATCCCAATATAGAAGGTCTGCTTATTTCCTCTCAGTTTTTCATTATCAGAAATCCAAGATACAAATAAAGTAGTTATTTGCTTAAATGGCAGACTTTCAATTGCTGCTGCATCTGAGAAGTGACGTGTGATCTGTCCGTGATGTCCTGTGAATAAACTGATGGACCACTTCATGGTCTTAGGGGACATGAGATGATATTCTGATTGATTCACTCTTGGTGTTGTCCTGTTCTTGTTTTGTCAGTATTGTGTGCATCAGTCATGTGGACTTGTTTAGGAAGCGTGCTATGAAACAACttcttgtatttttgtttattttttttgatagGACACCACGTCCAGTTGTGGTGGAGCCACTGGAGCAgtatgatgatgaggatggtCTGCCCGAGAAGCTGGCTCAGAAGAACCCCAAGTACCAGAAGTAAGGCCATGCACAAGGCTTTTCTAAATCCAGGAAGCTTACCATTTTCCAATCTGTGTATTTAAGAGTGACAtattggcttttttaaaaagccacatCCTGTTTGGTAAAGGCCACAGTGGGGGCTGACCTCAGCACACTTTGTCCTGCTGATTGACCCATTCATACCAACTGTTTTGGTGCAGATGGTGTGAAATGCTAGTGGGGGCAGATGGCAGCTGTTTAGGGGAAAAAGCCATTTACACCTCACACAATGCAGTGCATAGCGCATGGGcctttgtgaatttttttttaacccccaaTTTGCTTGtagccatttacatttttacagtttaggCATTTACCAAATACTCTTCTCCAGTGCAGGCTTAAATTTTCATTCTTTACATAGTCTATTTATACCATTGGACATTTGCAGAAGAAATTGGTCAGGTAGCTTGCTCACAGGTACAGTGGCAGTGCGCCACATGGGAACCAAGCTTGCCGCCACAGTTACGTGCCCAGCCAGTCATGTGGTGCAGTACATGGGGCAGCTGACTGGATTCATCCCCTCTTTTGGCACTTTTCCACTGTGATCCCTTCGCTATCTGTCACCCTCTCCACTTTCTCCCTGGGATAAAAACAGAAGGAGGGCAGACTgtctcttccaaaaaaaaaaaaagttgccagCAAATTTCCCTAATCATTATGCTATTCTGCCACCTAGCTTGTTGGTGATGGTGACCCAGTGTTTTACACGGGCTGATAATTTATTGGCGGTGGTTGACCCAAGTAATACAGGAAGCTGCAACAGAAGTCACAGTACATACCTGGTGGAATGCACCACTGTAATAGAGCAGTTCTTAATACAGTCTTTGTATTGAAAGTATTGTAATTCACATGAGTTGTGTTCCCCAGGGAGCGCGAGCAGCCCCCTCGATTCGCCCACCCCGGCTCCTTCGAGTTTGAGTACTCTCAGCGCTGGAAGTCTCTGGACGACATGGAGAAGCAGCAGCGCCAGCAGGTGGAGAAGAACATCCGCGAGGCGCGCGACAAGCTGGAGGGCGAGATGGAGGACGCCTTCCACGAGCACCAGGCTAACCTGCTCCGACAGGgtatgcccccccctccccggggcgCGTGCACCTCTGCTTGGTCACGGTTTGCGTAAGCACAGTGTTTGACGTGTCCTGCTCTGTGCCCTGCAGACCTGCTGAGGCGCCAGGAGGAGCTGCGGCGCATGGAGGAGATGCACAGCCAGGAGATGCAGAAGCGCAAGGAGATGCAGCTGAGGTACGGAAGGCACGTTTCCATTtctaaaaacttaaaaacattGTGCATCCTCTGAATGTGGCATGGCAGcagtttgggtgggtgggtggtgtgggcTGCAGTGCTGACTGCGCGAGTGGCTTCTGACTGCacaggcaggaggaggagcggcgcAGGCGGGAGGAGGAGATGCTGCGGCAGCGGGAGATGGAGGAGCAGATGCGCCGCCAGCGTGAGGAGTCCTACAGGATGGGCGGCTTCATGGACTCTGTGAGTGTCGTCCGAGAGCCTCCTGCAAGCGGATTGGTAGTAAATGAGCCTTAAATGGGTGGCGGCCGTCCTACACAAGTGACCGAGCCGATTCTGATGTCCTGCTTAAGTGCTTTCCATTAACACTAGAATGCATAATACAAGGACCAAGTGATTAAGTGCATTTATCCATTGATACCTTAGGTGTGATAAGACATGTTGAAAGACACTTGTTTAGGACAAGTCACAAATGGGAGAATGCGGTTTTGATGGCGGCAGAGTTGGCAGAAATGTGATCCTCACGCAgatgctctgctgcagcagttCTAGTTCAGTGTCATTACCTGACCCAGGTGCACCTTCACGCCCCTGCGGACTGGGAACTGTTGGGCTTGGGTGGGGGTCAGTGTGGAACCCTGGTAGAGATGTAGTCGCGGGTTGGGTGCAGTGTTCTCACCAGCAGGCCTGTGTTGCAGAGAGAACGCGATATGAGGATGAGTGGAAGCGGAGCAATGGGCATGTCAGGTGAGTTTAACGCGCAAGTCCAGCCAATCTGTATATTGTCTGTCTAAAATTACCCCTAAATATTAATGACCTGTGTCATACccagcatttttctttttgtttcagaagatGCTCAaagttgtggtgtgtgtgtctgtgtcggaAAATTCTTTTTGGAATGAATAGTAATTAAACGGAATGATCGGTGAAGTGCATTCTGTAGCTGCAATCATGtggagctgcacagagctgttACCCATGGTTAAGCAGAACCTCTAGCAACTACACCACACACGAGTGCAATAAGTTGCATTAACTGCAGCACTGATTTGAGTTCCAATAGAGTATTTGTGTAAAGGTGCTATTGCATAGAGCCGCAAGTTCTCAAACCATAACATAAATTGCTGAGTACAGTATCATGCCTGTTAAAAACACCCCATCCATgagtacaaagtacaaagaaGTGTTAAGATTTAGTCATGGCATGCTAGAGCTTGCTTCAGTGACAAGCTCCCCCTCACCAGCCTCTGACCCCAAACCCCTCTGTCGCACAGATATGCCATTTGGCTCACCAAACCAGAAGTTCCCCATGGGCAACATGGGCTTTGAGGGCCACCAGGGGATGGGGGCGCCTGCAGCAGGGGGCATGGGAGGTGCCATGATGCCCAATGAAATGGTAACGTATCCCTGAGTGGAAAGAATAGTGGGGGGGAAGGAAGCGGGAATCCGgtaaaaatgaacagcaggAATAAGTTGTATTGTTTGCGCGATGGGTCGGAATAGGTCACCAAAAAGCAGACTGCATTTGCAGATTTCCGCAGCAGCTGTGAATGTGAGGTTTCGCTGGCTGCCGGAGCGGTCTGCGTTGGGCTGTCCTTGTTGTGGTTGCGCGTATACTGGCCGTATCCGTAGGCTCATGGGCGGCCCGCTCGGTTCCACCGTTTTGAGCTGTCCTTGCTGTGTAAAATCGACCTGTACTAAAACTCACACTCCAGTGTTTTCTCCTCATGGGTTTGTGTTCTCATGGGgtgtttttaaaactgcaagTCCTGTCTTGAGTGTTGGACTGTTGATGTCGGACAGGCACTGAAAAGTTGCAGTAGTGATGCTGTAGGGCTTCCGGTGGCTGCCTTGCAGCTCCAGGTGCAAGAGCACCGAGTGTGAAGCAGAATTATACTGCATCAAACCTGGAGGTTAACGTGTTTTCCACTGTCCTGCCCTGCACGTTATGGCTTAAATGTGGAATGTTCAGTGTTCGTGAAGATCATTTCCATGAACTTGCTTTAATAGGTACTCCgttttgcgtgtttgtgtgcgttgtAGTTTCTTCACATGTGTAGTGTGCACATGCAGCTTTGCAAGCTCAAAGCAAGTTTTAGTACAGGTTGATATTTCCATAAGCAAAGGTGCCTCTTGGTTTTTAAACTTGCACACCTCCCATAAGCATTTTATGGTGTAAGACCCAGAGGAGATGGACTTCGAAAGCTTTTTGCGAAGACTGGGGTGTAGGTATTAATGTTTGTGGCTCAGCCCCGACTGAACGCGCTCAATTTCAGGCTAAAGCCTGCCACAGTGAGCTGACCTGTGCTTTTCAGAAAGGAAAGCAATTTGCATAATCTCCAGGTCACCTTGTTTCTGGGGGAATGAGGGCAGTGCCAGTATTGTTACGTAATTCAAGCGAGACGACTCAACATGGTCGTCTGCTCTAGGTCTATAGCTGGTTTCATGCTGTGGCTTGTTTTCTCAGTCCATTATTGCATCTTTAGGTAATGAACGCCAGCTTTAAGTTGCGGAAAAAGGCAGGGGTGCACATGCTATTCAAAATGGATtttaatgtttctgtacactaTTGTTGAGTGCAGGGGTGCATAATTTGTTATTTCTAGGGCTGGGACGATAAATGTTGTGGAATAAGTGTGGACAAATTTATTGATAAAtatcaatgtttttattattaacgGAAAGCAGTATTGCCTATGTATTGAACTAAACATGTGAAACTAGAAGTTTCCTTAAGACAATATCCTGCGAAAACCACCCACatgtaaaaatttaaacatgGAATGGACTCGAGGAGAAGCTaaactgctttgtttttgctagAGGAGTTTCATAGCTATCAAAGGAACTTtcttgtgtttacaatcaaacaTAAATTTGGTGGACTTGACAACAGCTCCTTGATGTTATTGCTTTTATGTTATTCTTTTCACTGTCATATCcacaattagcatttttatttttgttcagaaaaaagttttagaCAGGGTCTGAATTCATCCACATTCTGCCCTGCTTTCGAAACACCCCTTTGGAAGGGCAGATGCTTCTTGGCATGGCCGTGTCCGTGCGTTCGTGATTGTTACAGAACTGCATTCTGTCAAAGAATGGGGGGGATGTACTGATTTTACTGTGTTGTCCATAATGAATTAATAAGTGGTCCCAGCCCTAGTTATTCAATTGGTAGATCTATGCAGTCAGTTTGATCAAATCCAAATGAAATTCTGGCTGTCAGTCACAAAGGCAGCCGAGCTCTATGAGTTAAGAGCTGGTGTGCCTGAATGTTGCCTCTGGCTCTGCAATAGCTGCAAGCCTTTCCCGAAGGCCAAACTGCCAGACATTTGGGTGAGACTTTCTTTTCACTCAAGTCCAAATGTTGGTTGTATGTTTACTAAAGCCACTCTGTTTAAGCctagttaattttttttgtaggtGACTTGCTTGCTGCAAACGTCTGTAGAATATGGGGACAGAAGGCTTGACTGCCCATtccacaaaatgcaaaaaacttGTGGCTCGTCTCCAAAGCAGATAATGGGTTAACTGCTCACACATTACCTACTTTTGGTGGTGCTGCTGCCCTTTATTTATGCGAAGTTCTTAGATTTTGGTTGACTTAAGTGAAGTAGGGTTCATGTGGCACCAATTGGTGTATCTACCAGAAATTACTCGGTCTGTGTGTtccaattaatgttttaattgaagCTAGGCAATTGAACCACTATGAAATTGCACTAGTGTATATCCTGGGCCTGTTTACTAAGCCGCATTTCGGTATGCGTTGATTCTTTGTGGAAGATCTTTAATTTGCATTATCACATGCAAAACCTATTCTGAACCGCACTTTTACACTGACCCCATTTTGCAGAGGTTGTTTTTTGGCAAGTTTTTTAGCCCTTTGCCCATgattatatattaattaaaatgtgaggGGAATAATTCAACTTTTGtcattcttacacacacaaatttcTAATTTCACCAGAAATTAAATTTCTCCACAAGCTTGCTAGTCCCAAGCTTGCTGTATGTTCATGATTATAGTGAACTTTGAACTGAAAGTGCTACAAATGCCCGGTTGTGTCCAAAAGATGTTTTAACAGCCATTTCAAGAAAGTCAGAATGCAGCGTTTCATCACCAAGCGCTTGAGGTTAAATTTCTATCGCATTAACGCTCTGGTCCGGTGCAACCTCTAAAGGGCACATTCTAACTTCAGTAAATccttttctgattggctgtctatAAGCACAATCACAGCCAGTTATGTAAAGATGTTTCTTTACatctttacataaaaaaaaaacaccaactgGCATGAGGAATTATAACAACCTTAATTGTACTACAAAATAACTCATGCTGATTAT
This region of Anguilla rostrata isolate EN2019 chromosome 8, ASM1855537v3, whole genome shotgun sequence genomic DNA includes:
- the sfpq gene encoding splicing factor, proline- and glutamine-rich isoform X1, giving the protein MSRDRFRNRGGFQRRGGGGMRGGIGNPNFRNQNPHPFQNRGPQQGIGHGHPPNQGPPANPTTPQKPQPPATVTQPAAPATPQAPAQANKTPPQGPVGQPKLQSPPAKPGLTSPPNQAIKNPQKTGIGNGQKPAQAANKPPPEEQKTKPNEHNAQPQELRATLSLLRRPGEKTYTQRCRLFVGNLPNDITEAEFRKLFSKYGEPSEIFINNIKGFGFIRLESRALAEIAKAELDDVPMKGRQLRVRFATHSAALSVRNLSPFVSNELLDEAFSQFGQVERAVVIVDDRGRSIGKGIVEFATKPAARKAMDRCNDGVFLLTTTPRPVVVEPLEQYDDEDGLPEKLAQKNPKYQKEREQPPRFAHPGSFEFEYSQRWKSLDDMEKQQRQQVEKNIREARDKLEGEMEDAFHEHQANLLRQDLLRRQEELRRMEEMHSQEMQKRKEMQLRYGRHEEERRRREEEMLRQREMEEQMRRQREESYRMGGFMDSRERDMRMSGSGAMGMSDMPFGSPNQKFPMGNMGFEGHQGMGAPAAGGMGGAMMPNEMRNERFPQGGPGGPRGMGPGNPGFGRVREEFDGPAKKPRF
- the sfpq gene encoding splicing factor, proline- and glutamine-rich isoform X2, with amino-acid sequence MSRDRFRNRGGFQRRGGGGMRGGIGNPNFRNQNPHPFQNRGPQQGIGHGHPPNQGPPANPTTPQKPQPPATVTQPAAPATPQAPAQANKTPPQGPVGQPKLQSPPAKPGLTSPPNQAIKNPQKTGIGNGQKPAQAANKPPPEEQKTKPNEHNAQPQELRATLSLLRRPGEKTYTQRCRLFVGNLPNDITEAEFRKLFSKYGEPSEIFINNIKGFGFIRLESRALAEIAKAELDDVPMKGRQLRVRFATHSAALSVRNLSPFVSNELLDEAFSQFGQVERAVVIVDDRGRSIGKGIVEFATKPAARKAMDRCNDGVFLLTTTPRPVVVEPLEQYDDEDGLPEKLAQKNPKYQKEREQPPRFAHPGSFEFEYSQRWKSLDDMEKQQRQQVEKNIREARDKLEGEMEDAFHEHQANLLRQDLLRRQEELRRMEEMHSQEMQKRKEMQLRQEEERRRREEEMLRQREMEEQMRRQREESYRMGGFMDSRERDMRMSGSGAMGMSDMPFGSPNQKFPMGNMGFEGHQGMGAPAAGGMGGAMMPNEMRNERFPQGGPGGPRGMGPGNPGFGRVREEFDGPAKKPRF